ATTTCTGAAAGAATGCAACCATGCAACGCCATGACTGCAAAGGAACAGTGCCTCAATGCTCCACCAACTTTAGTGAAACCCTTCCAAGGATAGTTCCTCGTTTTGTACGGACCATGGGGCGGTTCCCATATAGCAAAACCTAGCTAGAGCACATACAAAAGGACCGAGTCAGAATTAACAGAAAAGGTGAGATACCCCAAATAGAAGTGTTAGCTTTAGAGCAAAAATTGAACCAGGGTTTCCTCTTGTGCTGACGCCTCGACAGCTGCCCTGTACCCACTATATAGAGGATCATCAGAAGCTTGATATACAAGAATTTTTGAAGGAATCCTTTCATACTCCATGCATTTCAGATATCCATCGACACAGCCTAGAGTGAACAGCCAAATTGTCAATAAAGGCATAAAAATCAGATGTATACTGGTGTAAAGCCCGCACTTTGCTGTGGGTATTACTAAATGTTTTAGTGTGTTTATTTTGAAatatttatatatataatttGCATGTTTAAGCATTGAGTTCCAAAATCCAAATGTTGTTCAAGTGCATAAACCAACTGAAATGTCAAATTTTGGTAGATTGATTTTCTGGCACAGTTAAGCAATCTTAATTGTCGCATCCTTTGGAAAGTTACAAACTGAGACATCTTAATTGTCTTTCCACAAAGAGAGATCCTTTCACCAAGGGATGTGTCTTTTAACCAAAGGACATGACTGTCCCAACTGCCAAGATCTAACGGACTTGATCGATCCTGGATATAATCCAGCTACTGTTCTTTTAGAGTGATGTGGCTTAATGTCGATGCTACATTAGGAGACAGTTTAGGGATAAAGAGGGATATACCTTACGGCATTGCAATGATACAACAACTAATATTTTCTAACTTTTTTTAAGCAATGTATAGTTGACAAATACTGTGATTCTAAGCATCATTATATTAAGGGTTGGGGTGGGGTATTACCTTCTAAGGATTTTGCAACACCAGCAAAATTCTTTGCGATCAAATTGTGCAAATCCTCTCCAGACCAGATTGGGTGAATGCCTATATTGATTCCCAGACTGACAGCAGCACCAAGAGCAATCAATACAAATCTACTTACAGCCGTATCAGTGAACTTCCCTGTGTTGTACCCAGAGACCATGACATAAACGAATGTCAACAAGAATACACGAAATCCATATTCATAAGGCTTCATCGTTGGGTGTAGCTTTGCCAAGTTTGTGATAAAACCTAGCAGTCAAAAACATAAAAGTAGAGGCGTACAAATTAGATACACTTGTATAAAATGCACCAGGAAATGATCGCAGCATGCCCCAATGCTTACCAACAGTAAAGATGCTTATAATAAGGATCACTTCTTCCAATGCACCCAAGTTTTTGGACAATTCGGCAACTGCTAGAGCAAGCCCTCCTGCAGTAAGAGTTCCTAAACCCCTATTGAAACCTTTGCTCAATGTTGCACCTGCATAATGGCGGACCAGGTTACTGAAGGGGAATGCCTACTATTTGCAGGTGTACAAACAAACAGAGCACCATATTGAGACCTAGGTAAGACAGAGTGATAAATAACTGATGTTTTATTTTGAAGACCAGAAAATTCACATGAGAAAGAAACAATCTTCAGTGCGAGTGTGCATCTGTGTGAATTCTACAAGCGGTACTACAATGAAGGGTTCCAATCATTCAACTAGAATCTCTAGTAACAGAGGTTAGCGGTACTTTCAAACACTCATTGTGAAAAGTTTACAAAATACAACTAGGTAAAAAAAAACATAACCActtcatatacggagccaaacaCCTCATTGAGCAGGCTAAGGAACAAACATGCAAGCCATGAAGCCAACGATATAAAATTCAAAAAATACCACTACCATTATGATTGACTTCTGCATCACAATGATATTATCGAAGACCAGCAAGCAACATCCCAGGAAATAAAAATACCAGTTGAGAACTACAGGTGCCTTTGGTCAAATACTAGTAGTTTGTCTTCAGAGCAACATTCATTTCTTTAGTCATATGTATTTCTACCATTCCGTATAGTAAGTTCAACAACAGGTCCAAGATCAAAGTGGTCCCAAGTACAATTCTCCAGCAATAAAATTTAGTGGTGCTTCCCATCGCTCATAGATAAACTAATGACGTTTTCTTAAAGAAAAAGGTAACTAGATCACTTTCTAAGTGGTGGCCCAGAGCCTAAACAATACAGTAAAGACAGAATCTACCGGCGATCAGTATATAAATTATAGGAACACCGCTAGATTAATCTACGTATCACAAGTCCATCTCCAGTTTCTATAATAGCATGCACGTTTCTTGCATCACCAGCAATAATGGAAGGTCAATTGACAGGAGCTGATGGAAGACAAAATTCTCTGTGTCCCTTAGCAGTGAAATATCTCACTCTAAATGATGTTGATACAGACTTCTCTTTTTGATTGAGAGGCTGTTGACATAGACTTTACACTCCTCAAATCTAAGCCTGCCGGGTTCGCGTGTTCTTCACTGCAACAGCAACTTTCTGATCCGCAAATCTTCATCAGAATCGCACGGAAAAATGTTTACCCTAAATTAAAATCGCCATGCTCAAGTCACTGATGCACCCGGGCATAAAATGGGCACACGACAGCGGCCTAAATTTAGCATTACGAGATCAAGTCACGGGGAATGTTCAAGAAAGTCAAGGAGTTTTCCCCGAGACCTCGAACCAAGAACGGCACAGCACAGAAACCGTCGCAACGGAACGGGGGAAATGGCGGAGAAGCGGCGTGGACTGGCGCGTTACCGATGCTGAACTcgaagacgacgacgacggtgaGGATGGCCCAGACGGAGTGGCTGACGATGTCGCGCGGCTCGCGGAGGAAGACGAGGAAGGAGATGAGGGCAAGCGCGAGGCCGACCTTGGCCGCGAAGACGGGCTTCCGGCGGTCGGCCCGCGCGAACGCCCACATCTCGGCCACCCCGTCGCAGAGCGCGCCCCACGCCCCCGCcacggcggcgccggcgcggcgGAGCAGCCCCTGCTTGggccccccgtcgccgccgccggcctggGAGCCCGGCAGGCTCCACGCCGACGAGAGCAGCGGGACGTCCCCCCGCGCGCCCCGCTGGTCCTCCAGCGTCGACCACAGCGACCCCAGCTGCGCCGGCGGCACGCCCGCCGCGCCCGCGGCCATGGCCGGATGGATCTGCGAGACGCTCGCTTCTGGAAGGGCGTCGCGCGCGCGTGGGTTCGGATTTCAGGGTGCGCAGTGTTGCTCTCGGCCTTTCTTGGTCGGCTGCGCCCGCGTGTCGCGCTCTCGGCTATATGGATGGACTCTGGTCAGCCGTGGCGTCACCCCGGCGGCTGCCGCGCGACGCGAAAAGCTGGAGAGCCGGGGAAGAGAAGGGACGGAAGGAAAGCGCCATGGGTGGCAAAAGGCCGCATTTTTATATGGCGGGATGGAATCCAGCGAGCGGCTGGCCGCCGTGCGATGCGATCCGCTGCGAGAGGTGCAAGGCCACGCAGGGCAGAATTGATCCGTCCCTTTCTTGTGATCCGGGCGCGCGTGGGGTTGAGCCGTCCTTGTGCCCCGTTGTCGGATTGGTCGGTCTGATCTGAAgaattctttttctttttcaaaGATGATCGGAAGAATTCTTGCTTCGTTGCTACTAGTTCAACGTAGGTCACGGATTGGTTCTTCCTGCCTTTTGGTTTTGGACTTTTTTTTTGCTGGTTTGTGAGGCCAATTGCTCTTTGGAATCTGCCCCCCTTTCGATTCCTCTGTCGAAGGGTTTTTTCAATACATTTTGTACTAACATTTTATTAGTCAATGGGAAATTTTCTTGTAATGTCCTTTCGATCAT
This sequence is a window from Aegilops tauschii subsp. strangulata cultivar AL8/78 chromosome 7, Aet v6.0, whole genome shotgun sequence. Protein-coding genes within it:
- the LOC109744742 gene encoding aluminum-activated malate transporter 9, translating into MAAGAAGVPPAQLGSLWSTLEDQRGARGDVPLLSSAWSLPGSQAGGGDGGPKQGLLRRAGAAVAGAWGALCDGVAEMWAFARADRRKPVFAAKVGLALALISFLVFLREPRDIVSHSVWAILTVVVVFEFSIGATLSKGFNRGLGTLTAGGLALAVAELSKNLGALEEVILIISIFTVGFITNLAKLHPTMKPYEYGFRVFLLTFVYVMVSGYNTGKFTDTAVSRFVLIALGAAVSLGINIGIHPIWSGEDLHNLIAKNFAGVAKSLEGCVDGYLKCMEYERIPSKILVYQASDDPLYSGYRAAVEASAQEETLLGFAIWEPPHGPYKTRNYPWKGFTKVGGALRHCSFAVMALHGCILSEIQAPPESRRVFISEIHRVGREGAKVLRELGDNVKTMTKLRSSDILLEVHLAAEELQKKIDEKSYLLVNTERWDTSKRAEGIKDAINGNSVAAKENKNEVTEPTIADQTAAQHYKSFAAASFLSRYDSSATIDGYKTLLSWPARRSFHPNLPLEDEESKTYESASALSLATFASLLIEFVARLQNVVNAFEELSEKANFKDPVEEPAAVSTDDGGFLAKICRCVGLKS